The following proteins come from a genomic window of Schistocerca cancellata isolate TAMUIC-IGC-003103 chromosome 10, iqSchCanc2.1, whole genome shotgun sequence:
- the LOC126106211 gene encoding neurogenic locus notch homolog protein 2-like encodes MSCRSTSWLICVFMAVAIAADCSGSKSTTDSSTVSAVGEDGETAAADLAALLDASSGAVVTLVAGETRLVAHRAVLAARSPVLAAIFAHDAPKASGGQVSVADVEGPALRHLVAYCYTLRAPQLRGTAPQLLAAADKFGLPALKSACEQQVAAQLSVETAAAAAVVAVRHGTDSHRQAVVAFVKAHLLRVVATRGWVEATRSHPEDLLEVIRLLSRPSNETDTPATGDSRDTAASSSSESSCTPVAAAPPVEACPTPPPGDAEVCRMRRLSGREKGRRLLEAAQQSRMSEMRALLAAGADVGATDSDGWTALHWVARNGQVEMAKCLLAAGANVEAKGQWEWTALFWAARQGQVEAAKALLSAGADLEARDIWQNTPLFLAAMTGHTAAVRFLVASCADPNATEENATTPLHWAAYNGHADAAAALLEAGADKGARNRFGRTPQDEARKWNDRQLINMLS; translated from the exons ACTCGTCCACCGTGTCAGCAGTCGGTGAGGACGGGGAGACGGCGGCCGCGGACCTGGCTGCCCTGCTGGACGCGAGTAGCGGCGCTGTggtgactctggtggcgggcgagaCGCGGCTGGTGGCGCACAGGGCTGTCCTCGCCGCCAGGAGCCCCGTGCTAGCCGCCATTTTTGCCCACGACGCGCCGAAGGCCAGCGGCGGCCAGGTCAGCGTCGCGGACGTGGAGGGCCCGGCGCTGCGCCACCTCGTGGCCTACTGCTACACCCTCCGGGCCCCCCAGCTGCGCGGCACGGCCCCCCAGCTGCTTGCCGCCGCTGACAAGTTCGGCTTGCCGGCTCTCAAGTCTGCCTGCGAGCAGCAGGTGGCCGCGCAGCTGTCCGTGGAGACTGCGGCGGCCGCAGCTGTGGTCGCAGTCAGGCACGGCACTGACAGCCACAGGCAGGCCGTCGTGGCCTTCGTAAAGGCCCACCTGCTCCGCGTGGTGGCCACCCGAGGTTGGGTAGAGGCGACGCGAAGCCACCCCGAGGACTTGCTCGAAGTGATTCGGCTGCTGTCTCGTCCGTCAAACGAGACCGA CACTCCAGCCACTGGAGACAGCAGGGACACGGCGGCCAGCAGCTCCAGCGAGAGCAGCTGCACTCCCGTGGCAGCCGCGCCACCAGTGGAAGCCTGCCCCACTCCGCCACCTGGTGACGCTGAAGTCTGTCGCATGAG GAGACTTTCGGGAAGAGAGAAGGGCAGGAGGCTGCTGGAAGCAGCTCAGCAGTCACGAATGTCAGAAATGCGAGCCCTGCTGGCTGCAGGTGCGGACGTGGGAGCGACGGACAGCGACGGTTGGACCGCCCTGCACTGGGTGGCAAGAAATGGACAGGTGGAGATGGCCAAGTGTCTACTGGCTGCAGGGGCAAACGTCGAGGCCAAGGGTCAGTGGGAATGGACCGCCCTGTTCTGGGCAGCACGACAGGGGCAAGTGGAGGCGGCGAAGGCTTTGCTTTCCGCAGGGGCTGACCTGGAGGCGAGGGACATCTGGCAGAACACGCCCCTGTTCCTGGCTGCAATGACTGGACACACGGCTGCCGTGCGGTTTCTGGTGGCGTCCTGTGCCGACCCCAACGCCACGGAGGAGAATGCGACGACTCCGCTGCACTGGGCAGCGTACAATGGGCACGCAGATGCAGCAGCTGCACTGTTGGAGGCAGGCGCCGACAAGGGGGCCAGGAATAGATTTGGGCGCACCCCTCAGGATGAGGCCAGGAAATGGAACGACCGGCAGCTGATAAACATGCTTAGCTGA